In a genomic window of Helianthus annuus cultivar XRQ/B chromosome 10, HanXRQr2.0-SUNRISE, whole genome shotgun sequence:
- the LOC110885041 gene encoding mitochondrial import inner membrane translocase subunit TIM44-2 — protein MREETRGELKGIQANHRRQSVSLTKQTTEQLFKHVDGVWTEAEATTKKVFENLKEKVSAATEEVKETLGIGKQETSESASSSASGASAEKEGENDKQSASGEDTKQQSGYAESAGTIFSKVRSGVSYSYQKAQDAKVLDLAKKGYDIVKDELNGSSSKRKRAQAASTAASQANVERSDRTNITIVPVKQSPFSKTWEAFKAKMQGNPIFKRVSGISEPVMTKGQEIAEDMRERWLEGNISVKFISFHMKQLITYSNI, from the exons ATGAGAGAAGAGACGAGAGGAGAGTTGAAGGGGATCCAGGCAAATCATCGTCGTCAATCTGTCTCTCT AACGAAGCAGACAACGGAGCAGCTTTTCAAGCATGTGGATGGCGTGTGGACCGAAGCCGAAGCTACAACAAAAAAG GTTTTCGAGAACCTTAAGGAAAAGGTTTCTGCTGCTACAGAGGAG GTGAAAGAAACGCTAGGAATTGGGAAGCAGGAGACCTCAGAATCTGCCAGCTCATCAGCTAGCGGTGCTTCGGCAGAAAAAGAAGGCGAGAATGATAAGCAATCAGCAAGTGGAGAAGATACGAAACAGCAATCCGGGTATGCTGAATCAGCAGGAACGATATTTAGCAAGGTTCGGTCTGGAGTTTCATATTCCTATCAAAAGGCCCAAGATGCAAAGGTCCTTGATTTGGCCAAAAAGGGTTATGACATTGTGAAAGACGAGTTAAATGGTAGCTCGAGTAAGAGGAAACGGGCCCAAGCCGCCTCTACTGCTGCTTCTCAAGCTAATGTTGAAAGAAGCGATAGAACAAATATCACCATTGTGCCTGTAAAACAGTCACCATTTAGCAAGACATGGGAGGCGTTCAAGGCGAAA ATGCAAGGTAATCCAATCTTTAAGCGCGTTAGCGGCATCAGTGAACCTGTCATGACAAAGGGTCAAGAG ATTGCAGAAGATATGCGTGAAAGATGGTTGGAAGGGAATATATCTGTGAAGTTTATATCCTTTCACATGAAACAACTAATTACTTACTCAAATATATAA